One window of Scheffersomyces stipitis CBS 6054 chromosome 1, whole genome shotgun sequence genomic DNA carries:
- a CDS encoding predicted protein, protein IMLQYKKWQTEDVINSYFDDQQKFYESCGLPFGKPSKNTFAIKQNYYCVICCETRVSTPVYSLTCGHEFCINCYYHYINNEISNSKLITCIIPECPYTIPHRDIDEIILVVESANSVKVRKALSSNPLLIATAKVYIDSHENFKWCPATDCTHFTEIDKKPIDISIVPIVGCADHHEFCFECNYENHLPCPCWIVRLWIKKCEDDSETANWIDANTNACPKCQASIEKNGGCNHMTCRKCQFNFCWICLGDWKDHNNSYYSCNKFKPDSEDSEVANRKIKSKVSLQRYLHFYKRFSIHESSMQGDQSTLSKLHDLTIKEHETNLSWTDIQFLPDAFIALANGRKTLKWTYCFAYYLADSNFSEIFESNQDYLNKTVEDLSGIFQNMLDKHNKNKVAQIINLSELITSRRKMLISGAEMNLKEHLLRFEA, encoded by the exons ATCATGTTACAGTACAAGAAATGGCAAACAGAAGATGTAATTAACTCGTACTTTGACGATCAACAGAAATTCTACGAGAGCTGTGGATTACCATTCGGAAAGCCTAGTAAAAATACTTTTGCAATAAAACAGAATTACTACTGTGTAATTTGCTGTGAGACCCGTGTCTCCACCCCGGTATATTCGTTGACATGTGGCCATGAGTTTTGTATCAATTGCTACTACCACTACATCAATAATGAGATCAGCAACAGTAAACTCATAACCTGTATAATTCCGGAGTGTCCCTATACAATTCCACATAGAGACATCGACGAGATAATTCTCGTTGTAGAGCTGGCAAATTCGGTCAAGGTGCGCAAGGCTCTCAGCTCGAACCCGCTCTTGATTGCCACAGCCAAGGTCTACATCGATTCACACGAAAACTTCAAGTGGTGCCCGGCCACTGATTGTACACATTTCACAGAAATC GATAAAAAGCCCATCGACATCTCCATAGTACCCATTGTAGGATGTGCGGACCATCACGAGTTTTGCTTTGAGTGTAATTACGAGAATCATTTGCCGTGTCCCTGTTGGATTGTACGCTTGTGGATCAAGAAGTGCGAAGACGACTCGGAGACCGCCAACTGGATAGACGCAAATACCAATGCCTGTCCCAAATGTCAGGCCTCCATCGAAAAAAACGGAGGGTGTAACCATATGACATGTCGAAAATGtcaattcaacttctgctgGATCTGTTTGGGAGACTGGAAGGACCACAACAATAGCTACTACTCGTGTAACAAATTCAAGCCAGACAGCGAAGATTCAGAGGTGGCTAATCGTAAAATCAAGAGTAAAGTCTCGTTGCAaagatatcttcatttctatAAGAGATTCTCAATTCACGAAAGCTCAATGCAAGGAGACCAATCTACACTCTCTAAGTTGCATGACCTAACCAT aaaagaacatGAGACGAACTTGTCTTGGACAGACATCCAGTTCTTGCCAGATGCCTTCATAGCCCTTGCGAATGGACGTAAGACGTTGAAGTGGACATATTGCTTTGCTTATTATTTGGCAGATTCCAATTTCTCTGAGATCTTTGAAAGTAACCAGGACTATTTGAACAAGACTGTAGAGGACTTATCAGGAATCTTTCAGAACATGTTGGACAAAcacaacaagaacaaggtgGC TcaaatcatcaacttgagCGAGTTGATCACTTCCAGGAGAAAAATGTTGATCAGCGGAGCagaaatgaacttgaaagaGCACTTGCTTCGGTTTGAAGCGTGA
- a CDS encoding predicted protein has protein sequence MSSTSSERVESLVKWLHENAYWREDLRIESSTFGGLGVFLPNELEMAEDPLLLRIPKSNLLSPKNASIYNLLVDYEPENDEVDLAGDMYGVIISVIYEVALGSKSPWYAYLQSIDIAGSSVPVCLWSEDDKQNLKNSEIDMKDLLSDAELIDFYIEACSFASAQKLVVPIPEVLELDKIAFGTDLDRQEVVDTIKNQYGDKLTAFGRYISAVISRAFTIDDFHGLALVPAADLFNHIQPSMVEGKIQGNENIHFVCDGNVCDICGDLESNVNEEEDEGDDDDDEEEEEDEENSDEEDDKEEKIEEITLDYIKKMEEEMKKENESEEDSDTETMQDPEEVSTLTLSEDDDHPELAAELAESSKCCDVLLVRPPEKQYSYEVFNSYGNELSNPYLLQKYGFIVDDNVNDYCLLSVQMFRYIKDIKSKMSKDKAKQFDEKLDWYDKYGFEIVNGLILEENRKNKSHDHEHEHDHDHRCCDDDGCEDGCCGEEEEDIPESWQLSVRVYYNGDIPKQVYPLLNLLDLSYNDFKRNFKSAKTERKREKVVSEFLMAREEKTTESYNKLIKSWAKDRLARYPELVASPHRELIESLVIQEKKILAKFIDKH, from the exons ATGTCTTCGACCTCTAGCGAACGTGTTGAGTCTCTCGTGAAGTGGCTACATGAAAATGCGTACTGGCGAGAAGATTTGCGCATTGAAAGCTCCACTTTTGGTGGTTTAGGTGTATTCTTACCTAATGAGCTA GAGATGGCTGAAGACCCTCTACTTCTTCGAATCCCCAAGTCCAATTTGCTTTCACCTAAGAACGCGTCTATTTATAATCTTCTAGTCGATTATGAGCCTGAAAATGACGAAGTCGATTTGGCTGGTGACATGTATGGAGTGATTATATCTGTGATCTATGAAGTAGCACTTGGTTCCAAGTCGCCATGGTATGCCTATTTGCAACTGATCGACATCGCTGGCTCCTCGGTTCCTGTTTGTCTTTGGAGTGAAGACGACAAgcagaatttgaaaaattcggAAATTGATATGAAAGACTTGCTTCTGGACGCAGAACTTATAGACTTCTATATTGAGGCTTGTTCTTTCGCCTCAGCTCAGAAACTCGTTGTTCCTATTCCTGAggttcttgaacttgacaaGATAGCATTTGGAACAGACTTGGATAGACAGGAAGTTGTGGATACCATAAAAAATCAATATGGTGACAAACTCACCGCTTTTGGAAGGTACATTCTGGCTGTCATATCCAGAGCTTTCACAATAGATGATTTCCATGGCTTGGCATTAGTTCCAGCTGCAGATTTGTTCAACCATATACAACCGTCCATGGTCGAAGGGAAGATTCAAGGTAACGAGAATATCCATTTTGTATGTGATGGTAACGTATGTGACATATGTGGAGACTTGGAAT CAAATgtaaatgaagaagaagacgaaggagatgatgacgacgacgaagaagaagaagaagacgaagaaaactcagacgaagaagacgataaAG aagaaaaaatcGAGGAAATCACTTTGGATTATATCAAGAAAATGGaggaagaaatgaagaaagaaaacgaatcagaagaagattctgacACAGAGACAATGCAAGACcctgaagaagtttctaCTCTAACGCTTAGCGAAGATGACGATCATCCAG AATTGGCTGCTGAACTTGCCGAAAGTTCCAAGTGCTGTGACGTTCTCCTTGTCAGGCCACCTGAGAAGCAGTACTCATATGAAGTCTTTAACTCTTATGGTAATGAATTATCGAATCCTTATTTGCTTCAGAAATACGGCTTCATTGTAGACGACAATGTCAATGACTATTGCTTGCTTTCTGTACAAATGTTCAGATACATCAAAGACATCAAATCCAAAATGTCTAAGGATAAGGCCAAGCAGTTTGATGAGAAACTCGACTGGTATGACAAGTATGGATTTGAAATAGTCAATGGATTAattttggaagagaatCGTAAGAACAAGAGCCATGACCATGAACATGAACATGACCATGACCATA GATGTTGTGACGATGATGGATGTGAAGATGGATGTTGcggagaagaagaagaggataTTCCAGAGAGCTGGCAATTGTCTGTGAGGGTTTACTACAATGGAGATATCCCAAAACAGGTGTACCCCTTGTTGAATCTACTTGACTTGAGTTACAACGACTTCAAGCGCAACTTCAAGCTGGCCAAGACAGAGAGAAAACGGGAGAAGGTAGTTTCTGAGTTTTTGATGgctagagaagaaaagactaCTGAGTCCTACAATAAGCTTATCAAGAGTTGGGCAAAGGACAGATTGGCACGGTATCCTGAGCTTGTGGCCAGCCCCCACCGTGAGCTCATTGAAAGTCTAGTCATacaggagaagaagattcttgcTAAGTTTATTGACAAGCATTAG
- a CDS encoding predicted protein, producing the protein MAHRLIVNVVLTGASVFGRAFTEAYKQAAKASAAGAAAGPAKASSVGGIPVDEALKILDLEKKELNLAKIDEKYKYLFEVNSKEKGNSFYLQSKVYYAMDTLKKELEFLEK; encoded by the coding sequence ATGGCCCACAGATTGATTGTCAACGTGGTTCTCACGGGAGCCTCTGTGTTTGGCAGAGCTTTCACTGAAGCTTACAAGCAAGCAGCCAAGGcttctgctgctggagCTGCCGCGGGTCCCGCCAAAGCCAGTTCTGTTGGAGGAATCCCAGTAGATGAAGCACTCAAGATTttggacttggaaaagaaggagtTGAATTTGGCGAAAATCGACGAGAAGTACAAGTATCTATTTGAGGTAAATTCAAAGGAAAAGGGGAATTCGTTCTACTTACAGAGTAAAGTGTATTACGCCATGGAtacgttgaagaaagagcttGAGTTTTTAGAAAAG
- a CDS encoding histone deacetylase complex: protein MTNKEEEQLLQDASTLLMFANVAAKQQQQHIKNTSASHSPLQTATSPAASSVTPPPANPSTSYQQIQQLQNQQAQLQTQFQNHIQHGAIKNRPAVSSNIVPNPEKFSTSSSSSTVSPPTASFVHNQDLREASRPHLPHKSSLSILMNSPEPQSMPFSPSNISQTSQVSQQKRSASLEDSNLPQKGSFVQQHKRSKSTPETDKKTPAYRHIVLSPGPANVALARGINLETGERNNNNAVIAAAALAAAADIPLPLKHVKRNVEPTVSKSTTVKFAHIVSEQEAEPAKTVQVAQPVAKVEPEQVPLAVPKPVEVQQLVESDDQDYEREEKVDTEIQHEEQKIDFKAPPLSSYQVDPDSGLIGCICGISDDDGFTIQCDVCYRWQHCVCMGFKTSEEVPEDEYTCYYCDRAKWGKFDPLECRRETLDRLDNDSRQPQLSQELNERQQQELAEFQEKQKQNGKRKPSNSDKNDKRRKVESQVEKRKDSSATEVQPKSQTPSDTLPNKDNELLEDGVTAESYQSVYYKLRKNDYKRQSISDFFSRIGTEFFNEYLSLDPSTKASKELRGIKVMSMPEFKAIRLSKLNLPNHLNYISEHKNNLSKKKLFNDTSIQVRQYSDNQKQKFNGISKLSLFITSTNSDSLTIPANTAIIEYLGEIDLFKNYVRDPINQYSSWGTPKPKVLRTSLKVAQDNNLEVVLDSRFVGNESRFIRKACPASTNCRIEPIYIPEDNSFRFLVVTTKPINLKSESADEELRLEWEWDPQHPILKLYENNNSEKFEQLVNADKSALITYIDNILHFAECGCSTANAFSSCAIFKIKKATSYLLRSTRKASSISNSNLAKSKEELILPRKEKEYISWEERLLERDNIIQMNLSVTTEQISEESKEELKNDNEVEVDNEEVKGEIKPNYLFKLPYKQQLLSKNRGRKIVVRPGSSSVEGDVNSGTAHDELPFPIVSDLVVKIEKSIDEKLKPMVKEVEEKITTVLESLPKPSATQEETSKKDEVIAAVEEIQHAPPPVVKKLSFADYKKKLK from the exons ATGACAAATAAAGAGGAAGagcagcttcttcaggATGCGCTGACGCTTTTGATGTTCGCCAACGTAGCGGCAaagcaacaacagcaacataTCAAGAACACTTCTGCTAGCCATAGTCCTCTTCAAACTGCTACGTCACCGGCAGCCTCCTCCGTGACCCCACCTCCGGCCAATCCTTCGACTTCGTATCAGcaaatccaacaacttcaaaaccaacaagCACAGCTTCAAACTCAGTTTCAAAACCATATTCAACATGGTGCGATAAAA AATCGCCCAGCAgtttcttccaatattGTCCCAAACCCTGAAAAGTTCTCGACTTCGTCGTCTCTGTCTACGGTTTCGCCTCCTACGGCTTCGTTTGTGCATAATCAAGACCTCAGAGAGGCATCTAGACCTCACCTTCCACATAAAAGTTCGTTGAGCATTCTTATGAACAGTCCAGAACCACAATCCATGCCATTCTCGCCTTCTAAT ATTTCACAAACTTCCCAGGTTTCACAGCAGAAACGCTCGGCTTCGCTTGAGGATTCTAATCTTCCCCAGAAAGGCAGTTTTGTCCAACAACACAAACGCTCTAAATCGACCCCAGAGACCGACAAAAAGACACCGGCTTATAGACACATTGTTCTTTCTCCTGGCCCAGCAAACGTAGCTCTCGCCAGAGGcatcaacttggaaacaGGAGAAAGAAATAATAACAATGCGGTGATAGCTGCTGCTGCATTAGCAGCTGCTGCAGATATACCGTTGCCGTTGAAACATGTAAAAAGAAACGTAGAACCAACAGTTTCTAAGTCTACAACAGTAAAATTTGCACACATAGTAtcagaacaagaagctgAACCGGCTAAAACTGTTCAAGTAGCACAACCTGTTGCAAAAGTTGAGCCGGAACAAGTTCCACTAGCAGTTCCAAAACCAGTA gaagttcaacaacttgtagAAAGTGATGATCAGGACTATGAACGGGAAGAAAAAGTGGACACAGAGATTCAAcatgaagaacaaaagatCGATTTTAAGGCACCtcctctttcttcatatCAGGTTGATCCTGATTCTGGTTTAATCGGATGTATCTGTGGAATTTCTGACGATGACGGGTTTACTATCCAGTGTGATGTGTGTTATAGATGGCAGCATTGTGTCTGTATGGGTTTCAAGACAAGTGAAGAAGTGCCCGAAGACGAGTATACTTGTTATTACTGTGACAGAGCCAAGTGGGGAAAATTTGACCCACTAGAATGTCGCAGAGAAACGTTGGATCGTCTAGACAACGATAGTCGACAGCCTCAATTACTGCAAGAATTGAACGAAAGGCAACAGCAAGAACTTGCGGAATTTCAGGAGAAGCAGAAGCAAAATGGCAAGAGAAAGCCGCTGAACTCTGATAAAAACGACAAGCGACGTAAAGTGGAAAGTCAagtagaaaagagaaaggaCTCCTCAGCAACTGAAGTACAGCCAAAGAGTCAAACTCCTAGCGATACCCTTCCAAACAAAGACAATGAGTTGTTAGAAGATGGAGTCACAGCAGAGTCGTATCAATCTGTGTATTATAAGCTTAGAAAGAACGACTACAAGAGACAGTCTATAAGCGATTTCTTTTCTAGAATAGGTACtgagttcttcaacgaaTACCTTTCTTTGGACCCAAGCACAAAAGCCTCCAAAGAATTGAGAGGGATCAAAGTGATGTCTATGCCTGAGTTTAAAGCTATTAGATTGAGCAAATTGAATTTGCCAAACCATCTTAATTATATTAGCGAGCACAAGAAcaatttgtccaagaagaagttgttcaacgaCACTTCGATACAGGTTAGACAGTATTCCGATAatcagaagcagaagtttAATGGAATCTCCAAGTTGTCACTTTTTATCACGTCCACTAATAGCGATAGTTTGACGATCCCAGCCAACACTGCGATTATCGAGTATTTAGGTGAAattgatcttttcaagaactacgTCAGGGATCCTATCAACCAATATTCCAGCTGGGGTACCCCAAAGCCCAAGGTTCTTCGTACAAGTCTCAAAGTAGCACAGGACAACAATTtggaagttgttcttgactCCAGATTTGTGGGTAATGAATCTAGATTCATTAGAAAAGCTTGTCCTGCTTCCAcaaattgtagaatagaGCCAATTTACATTCCTGAAGACAATTCGTTTCGCTTCTTAGTCGTGACAACAAAGCCCATTAATTTGAAGTCAGAATCTGCTGATGAAGAGTTGCGCCTTGAATGGGAATGGGATCCACAACATCCCATCCTCAAGCTTTATGAAAATAACAACTCTGAGAAGTTTGAGCAATTGGTGAATGCTGATAAATCAGCATTAATCACCTACATCGACAATATTTTGCATTTTGCCGAGTGCGGCTGCTCAACAGCAAACGCTTTTTCCTCTTGCGCTATTTTTAAGATCAAGAAGGCTACTTCGTATTTGTTGCGTTCAACTAGAAAAGCATCATCTATCAGCAATTCCAATCTAGCCAAATCAAAAGAGGAATTGATACTTCCtagaaaggaaaaggagTACATTTCTTGGGAAGAAAgattgttggaaagagaCAACATCATACAGATGAATCTTTCAGTAACTACTGAACAGATTAGCGAAGaatcaaaagaagagttgaaaaaCGATAATGAAGTGGAAGTCGATAACGAAGAAGTTAAGGGAGAAATTAAGCCAAATTATCTTTTCAAGTTGCCTTACAAGCAGCAATTGCTCTCCAAGAACAGGGGCCGTAAGATCGTAGTTCGTCctggatcttcttctgtagaagGAGATGTAAATAGCGGAACAGCCCACGACGAGTTACCATTCCCAATTGTGTCTGACTTAGTAGTCAAGATCGAGAAAAGTATTGACGAAAAGCTTAAGCCAATGGTCAAGGAGGTGGAAGAGAAGATAACTACTGTCCTTGAGTCACTTCCAAAGCCTTCGGCCACGCAAGAAGAAACGTCAAAGAAGGATGAAGTTATTGCTGCTGTGGAAGAAATACAACAT GCACCACCTCCGGTTGTCAAGAAATTATCATTCGCTGACtataagaagaaattgaaataa
- the FTR2 gene encoding plasma membrane iron permease, with product MVNVFNVQIFFVVFREALEAVIVVSVLLAFLKQGLGGASDDPLVYKKLVRQVWIGAGLGVLICLIIGGAFIGTFYGLGRDIWSKSEDLWEGIFCIIATVLISVMGIPMLRINKMKEKWRVKLARALLKKPSSRAEKWKIGYLTKRYALFFLPFITCLREGLEAVVFVGGVGISEPASSFPLPVVCGLIAGIVVGVLLYYFGSSVSLQIFLVISTCILYLIAAGLFSRGVWFFENYKYSQQTGGDAAENGSGPGTYDIAKSVWHVNCCNPLTDHGWDVFNALLGWQNSATYGSVISYNIYWLAVIAVLVLMYYEEKTGHLPFAKGLTLGKLNPMYYVKGKKKDELTQEEKEELFEQVKHKKLVSGSGAEEELSLTDKEAK from the coding sequence ATGGTCAACGTTTTCAACGTCCAGATCTTCTTTGTGGTCTTCAGAGAAGCATTGGAAGCCGTGATTGTGGTTTCGGTGCTTCTCGCCTTCTTGAAGCAAGGTTTAGGAGGTGCTTCTGACGACCCCTTGGTCTACAAAAAACTTGTCCGACAGGTTTGGATCGGCGCAGGGCTAGGTGTCCTAATCTGTTTAATTATCGGTGGTGCTTTTATTGGTACTTTCTACGGTTTGGGTAGGGATATCTGGTCTAAGTCTGAAGACTTGTGGGAAGGTATCTTTTGTATTATCGCTACGGTCTTGATTTCGGTAATGGGTATCCCCATGCTTCGtatcaacaagatgaagGAAAAGTGGAGAGTTAAGTTAGCCCGTGCTTTGCTTAAGAAGCCATCTTCCAGAGCTGAAAAGTGGAAGATTGGCTACTTGACTAAGAGATAtgctcttttcttcttgccaTTCATCACCTGTTTGAGAGAAGGTTTGGAAGCCGTAGTGTTCGTAGGAGGTGTCGGTATTTCCGAGCCTGCCAGTTCTTTCCCTCTTCCTGTTGTCTGTGGATTGATTGCTGGTATTGTAGTTGGTGTCTTGTTGTACTACTTCGGCTCCAGTGTCTCGTTGCAGATCTTCTTGGTCATCTCCACTTGtatcttgtacttgatCGCCGCTGGGTTGTTTTCCAGGGGTGTTTGGTTCTTTGAAAACTACAAGTACTCCCAGCAAACCGGTGGTGATGCTGCTGAAAACGGTTCTGGCCCAGGTACCTACGATATCGCCAAGTCTGTATGGCACGTGAACTGTTGTAACCCTCTTACCGATCACGGTTGGGATGTGTTCAACGCTTTGTTGGGCTGGCAAAACTCTGCTACATACGGTTCTGTCATTTCCTATAACATCTACTGGCTCGCTGTCATTGCTGTTCTTGTATTGATGTActacgaagaaaagacTGGCCACTTGCCATTTGCCAAGGGATTGACTCTTGGTAAGTTGAACCCTATGTACTACGTCAAgggcaagaagaaggacgaGTTGACCCaggaagagaaggaagaattATTTGAACAGGTTAAgcacaagaagttggtctCAGGCAGCGgtgcagaagaagaattgtcttTGACCGACAAGGAAGCAAAGTAA